One part of the Trichoplusia ni isolate ovarian cell line Hi5 chromosome 2, tn1, whole genome shotgun sequence genome encodes these proteins:
- the LOC113504569 gene encoding proteasome subunit alpha type-4, with protein MARRYDTRTTIFSPEGRLYQVEYAMEAISHAGTCLGILATDGILLAAERRNTNKLLDEVFFSEKIYKLNDDMVCSVAGITSDANVLTNELRLIAQRYLLQYGESIPCEQLVSWLCDVKQAYTQYGGKRPFGVSILYMGWDKHYGYQLYQSDPSGNYGGWKATCIGNNSAAAVSSLKQEYKENETTLAEAQALAIKVLSKTLDMTKLTPEKVEMATLTRKDDKTIIRVLSSTEVEKLIGDFEKSEAEAEAAKKQPAKS; from the exons ATG gcTCGGCGTTATGATACTCGTACAACCATTTTCTCGCCGGAAG GTCGGCTTTACCAGGTCGAATACGCTATGGAAGCGATCAGTCATGCGGGTACATGTCTAGGTATTCTGGCTACCGACGGTATTCTGCTGGCTGCTGAGCGCAGGAACACAAACAAACTCCTTGATGAGGTGTTCTTCTCAGAGAAAATCTACAAGCTCAATGATGACATGGTGTGCTCAGTAGCTGGCATCACTTCAGACGCTAATGTACTGACAAACGAGCTGAGACTCATTGCCCAGAGATACCTGCTGCAGTATGGAGAGTCTATCCCCTGTGAACAACTTGTGTCTTGGCTATGTGATGTCAAGCAAGCTTACACACAGTACGGAG GGAAGAGACCTTTTGGTGTGTCCATCTTGTACATGGGTTGGGACAAGCACTATGGTTACCAGCTCTACCAGTCAGACCCCAGCGGTAACTATGGTGGATGGAAGGCGACCTGCATTGGTAATAACAGTGCT GCTGCTGTATCCAGTTTAAAACAAGAATACAAGGAAAATGAAACCACCCTTGCCGAGGCACAAGCACTGGCCATCAAAGTACTTAGCAAGACTTTGGACATGACTAAACTGACACCAGAGAAAG TTGAAATGGCAACTCTAACGCGCAAAGACGACAAGACAATCATCCGAGTCTTATCAAGCACTGAGGTTGAGAAGCTGATTGGTGACTTTGAGAAGAGCGAGGCTGAAGCCGAAGCAGCCAAGAAACAACCCGCAAAGTCGTAA
- the LOC113504497 gene encoding peptidyl-alpha-hydroxyglycine alpha-amidating lyase 2-like — translation MLSALVIVFAFTGIHCEPETVRENFDYFSYGTNEDILKNLDLHLPKDEIVLRPQEVKDWPQQSLNVGQITAVSINSLGQPLIFHRAERVWEESSFNESNVYQNLDKGPIIEDTILVLDPHTGSVLHSWGAYAFYMPHGLTVDHHDNVWVTDVAKHQVFKYIPNNHKYPSLTIGEAFTAGYPYRRRVLLCMPTSVAVATTGEIFVADGYCNNQILKFNAAGKLLLAIPSYSDTLTLNLPHSVTLLEHLDVVCVADRENMRIVCPKAGLKSYIKMLEPATVIEDPTLGRVFAVASHGDTIYAVNGPTSQNIAVRGFTVNALYGNILDTWEPTTGFTNPHSLAVTRNGSHLYVTEIGPNKIWKFELTDVYDKK, via the exons ATGCTGTCGGCACTGGTGATAGTTTTCGCATTTACGGGGATCCATTGTGAACCAGAAACAGTGAGAGAAAACTTTGATTACTTTAGTTACGGTACTAACGAAGATATACTGAAGAACTTGGATCTTCATTTG CCGAAAGATGAGATTGTGCTGAGACCCCAGGAAGTCAAAGACTGGCCTCAACAGTCACTTAACGTAGGCCAGATAACGGCTGTATCAATCAACTCTTTGGGGCAACCCTTAATATTCCATAGGGCCGAAAGAGTATGGGAGGAAAG CTCATTCAACGAATCCAACGTTTATCAGAATTTGGACAAGGGTCCCATTATAGAAGATACGATCTTAGTTCTGGATCCTCACACTGGATCCGTCTTGCACAGCTGGGGGGCGTATGCCTTTTACATGCCACATGGACTCACAGTAGACCACCATGATAATGTTTGGGTCACTGATGTTGCTAAGCATCAAGTGTTCAAG TACATTCCTAACAACCATAAATACCCGAGCTTGACGATCGGCGAGGCCTTCACGGCTGGCTACCCTTACCGTCGCCGTGTGTTGCTCTGCATGCCTACATCAGTCGCCGTGGCCACCACCGGCGAAATATTTGTCGCTGACGGCTATTGCAACAACCAAATACTCAAGTTCAACGCTGCAGGGAAACTCCTATTAGCTATACCCTCGTACTCAGATACGCTGACCTTGAACCTACCACACAGCGTTACATTACTGGAACATTTGGATGTCGTATGTGTCGCAGATAGAGAGAACATGAGGATCGTATGCCCAAAAGCTGGATTGAAGAGTTATATTAAGATGTTGGAACCTGCCACTGTTATTGAGGACCCTACTTTGGGCAGGGTGTTCGCTGTAGCGTCTCATGGTGATACGATCTATGCGGTGAATGGCCCGACGTCCCAAAACATTGCTGTCCGAGGTTTTACTGTCAATGCCCTATACGGAAATATCTTGGATACTTGGGAACCTACCACT ggATTCACGAATCCTCATTCATTGGCAGTGACAAGAAACGGATCACACCTCTACGTCACCGAAATTGGACCCAACAAGATCTGGAAGTTCGAATTGACAGATGTCTACGATAAAAAGTAA
- the LOC113504553 gene encoding uncharacterized protein LOC113504553: MIKAQYVMFVLILMLSAMLETASITKRSYSDQSVRGYITERTCWWNEVCKEEFQTLFRCKCPSWSYCRSPGRYYNAVCSMTETGYIWDQPNSEWRGQ; encoded by the exons ATGATTAAG GCGCAATATGTAATGTTCGTGCTAATTCTTATGTTAAGTGCAATGTTGGAAACTGCATCGATAACGAAACGAAGTTACTCGGACCAGTCAGTCAGGGGATATATCACTGAA AGAACATGCTGGTGGAATGAAGTTTGCAAGGAAGAGTTCCAAACATTATTTCGATGTAAATGCCCTTCGTGGTCTTACTGTCGCAGCCCAGGACGATATTATAATGCGGTGTGCTCGATGACAGAGACCGGCTACATATGGGACCAGCCTAACTCGGAATGGCGCGGACAATAG
- the LOC113504532 gene encoding vesicle transport protein USE1 isoform X1: MTAERVRPAITVPEKSRLEMNVRQLLNKCELIAKQESIDNNWRLKKYVESLSEMITELKTGPDKPSKTVLAEYSKRASFLKGIVHTASLNSPSEKLEAVQQLSHGAATMSADASAQEIHQKTRVKYGVELRTELFGLEDSDDALRKRNIIKAPNFTSNSSSQEDIDSLLKYHQNMQEKVAENMVMLTKSLKEQSQIASTIIKGDTEALKKSSDLTDRNLSSLKVESDRLQEHSKSAWKCWLWIMLAIVMVIFINMVLFMKVMKKRVVT; the protein is encoded by the exons ATGACTGCAGAAAGGGTTAGACCGGCTATTACAGTCCCAGAGAAATCTAGACTTGAGATGAATGTTAGGCAGCTGCTGAATAAATGCGAGCTCATTGCAAAACAAGAATCTATTGATAATAATTGGAGACTCAAGAAATATGTCGAGTCTTTAAGTGAAATGATCACTGAACTAAAGACTGGTCCTGA CAAGCCATCAAAAACTGTGCTGGCTGAGTATTCCAAGAGAGCTTCATTCTTAAAAGGCATTGTCCATACAGCTTCATTGAACAGCCCTAGTGAAAAA ttgGAAGCAGTACAGCAACTATCACATGGTGCGGCCACTATGTCTGCAGATGCATCAGCTCAAGAGATACATCAGAAGACAAGGGTCAAGTATGGAGTTGAATTAAGGACAGAATTGTTTGGATTAG AAGACAGCGACGATGCGTTACGAAAACGCAATATAATTAAAGCTCCAAACTTTACAAGTAACAGTAGCAGTCAGGAGGATATCGACTCCCTCCTCAAATACCATCAGAACATGCAGGAGAAGGTGGCAGAGAACATGGTGATGCTCACCAAGAGTCTGAAGGAACAGTCGCAGATCGCCAGTACTATCATTAAAGGGGATACTGAG GCTTTGAAGAAATCATCGGACCTCACCGACCGTAACTTGTCTTCATTGAAAGTGGAGTCGGATCGCTTGCAGGAGCACAGTAAAAGTGCCTGGAAGTGCTGGCTGTGGATCATGCTCGCTATCGTCATGGTcatatttataa ATATGGTGCTCTTTATGAAAGTAATGAAGAAAAGAGTTGTAACCTAA
- the LOC113504514 gene encoding uncharacterized protein LOC113504514 isoform X1 yields the protein MDATVPRVLLSIALAALLPMASLHSQDGVAKENIPHSRQKRILWITNDGRLALPPGTTMTITPSLSMPFVRHPPKGFLSNMTVSFPFTSKMTYEVEFKIDFDKLGLTDNENPYGAFPPILARSMGRAAVSMMADYVGQYLDRRRGKRSTTETVAPEVEKAILDRMHGGERAILYGMAEDLFANFGLSGKECLLRAICEIQSHPLKNFGFLGEIMKLFFTPSKSPYASLLDEYVQAQKAGEAGGECWPYYRLCPKSIFQSSNKYSKEAEEIHRRQEHVNVEENKIEDVQAM from the exons ATGGATGCAACAGTTCCCCGTGTATTACTAAGCATAGCATTAGCGGCTTTGCTGCCAATGGCTTCGCTGCACAGCCAGGATGGAGTGGCCAAGGAAAACATACCGCACTCGCGACAGAAGAGGATACTCTGGATCACGAATGACGGCCGTTTGGCACTTCCTCCTGGTACTACCATGACTATCACCCCATCACTATCGATGCCGTTTGTGAGACATCCTCCGAAAGGATTCTTGTCTAATATGACTGTCAGTTTCCCGTTTACAA GTAAAATGACATACGAAGTGGAGTTCAAAA TTGATTTTGACAAACTCGGTTTAACGGACAATGAAAATCCTTATGGAGCATTTCCTCCAATCCTGGCCCGATCGATGGGCAGAGCTGCAGTTTCCATGATGGCCGACTACGTTGGACAGTACCTAGACAGGAGACGAGGCAAAAGGTCGACCACTGAAACTGTAGCTCCAGAGGTAGAAAAGGCAATTCTGGATAGAATGCACGGTGGAGAGAG GGCAATATTGTATGGAATGGCAGAGGACTTGTTTGCTAACTTTGGGTTGTCAGGCAAAGAGTGCCTCTTGCGAGCTATTTGTGAAATACAATCGCATCCTCTTAAGAATTTTGGGTTTCTGGGCGAAATTATGAAACTATTCTTTAC TCCCAGTAAATCACCTTACGCGAGTTTGCTGGACGAATACGTTCAGGCTCAGAAGGCAGGAGAGGCCGGCGGCGAATGCTGGCCGTATTACCGGCTGTGTCCCAAGAGTATCTTCCAATCTTCAAACAAATATTC GAAAGAAGCAGAAGAAATCCATAGGCGGCAAGAACATGTGAACGTGgaagaaaacaaaatagaagACGTACAGGCGATGTAG
- the LOC113504577 gene encoding uncharacterized protein LOC113504577, with translation MDRPSTSRQSVEKVEMYEVREHVPYQAELTRAPTAYDEESGEAFDSSWESAWRALCQLFNLLHHMQIAIVVFCMWHFALTSAPNGSISNLQLHIIFAGTGYQLFLVEAILTLHRHNSWSFQMSKDSKRIVHGCLQLIGSIFVIAGTFLGLAEVDMVVSSAHGICGVIALAFSLISFLTGIAALFSAKVRLMVKSGPVKIVHLAVGLFAVSMGLISIAMGFHMDYFSAPQGGLSTALMVFTMMILFYVLVQPIYDLVSTTRNSM, from the exons ATGGATAGACCGAGTACTAGCCGGCAGTCGGTGGAGAAGGTGGAGATGTACGAGGTTCGGGAGCATGTTCCTTACCAAGCGGAACTGACGCGGGCCCCGACTGCGTACGATGAGGAAAGTGGTGAAGCCTTCGACTCGTCGTGGGAGTCTGCGTGGCGGGCGCTCTGCCAGCTGTTCAACCTCCTTCACCACATGCAGATAGCTATAGTTGTGTTTTGTATGTGGCACTTCGCTCTGACCTCGGCTCCTAATGGATCTATCAGCAATCTGCAACTGCATATCATTTTTGCTGGAACAGGC TACCAACTGTTCCTGGTGGAGGCAATATTAACGCTGCACAGACACAACTCCTGGTCCTTCCAAATGTCGAAAGATTCAAAACGGATAGTACACGGTTGCCTCCAACTCATCGGATCCATTTTCGTGATAGCTGGCACTTTCCTCGGATTAGCAGAAGTCGATATGGTTGTCTCTAGCGCTCATGGCATCTGTG gtGTCATAGCGCTGGCTTTCTCGTTAATAAGTTTCCTAACAGGCATCGCTGCGCTCTTCTCCGCTAAAGTGCGCTTGATGGTCAAAAGCGGGCCCGTCAAGATCGTGCACTTGGCAGTCGGACTTTTTGCTGTCTCCATGGGCCTTATCTCCATAGCAATGGGTTTCCACATGGACTACTTCAGTGCACCCCAAGGCGGACTGTCAACAGCGCTCATGGTTTTCACAATGATGATCCTATTCTACGTATTGGTTCAACCAATCTACGATTTGGTTTCGACCACAAGAAACTCAATGTGA
- the LOC113504532 gene encoding vesicle transport protein USE1 isoform X2 gives MTAERVRPAITVPEKSRLEMNVRQLLNKCELIAKQESIDNNWRLKKYVESLSEMITELKTGPDKPSKTVLAEYSKRASFLKGIVHTASLNSPSEKLEAVQQLSHGAATMSADASAQEIHQKTRVKYGVELRTELFGLDSDDALRKRNIIKAPNFTSNSSSQEDIDSLLKYHQNMQEKVAENMVMLTKSLKEQSQIASTIIKGDTEALKKSSDLTDRNLSSLKVESDRLQEHSKSAWKCWLWIMLAIVMVIFINMVLFMKVMKKRVVT, from the exons ATGACTGCAGAAAGGGTTAGACCGGCTATTACAGTCCCAGAGAAATCTAGACTTGAGATGAATGTTAGGCAGCTGCTGAATAAATGCGAGCTCATTGCAAAACAAGAATCTATTGATAATAATTGGAGACTCAAGAAATATGTCGAGTCTTTAAGTGAAATGATCACTGAACTAAAGACTGGTCCTGA CAAGCCATCAAAAACTGTGCTGGCTGAGTATTCCAAGAGAGCTTCATTCTTAAAAGGCATTGTCCATACAGCTTCATTGAACAGCCCTAGTGAAAAA ttgGAAGCAGTACAGCAACTATCACATGGTGCGGCCACTATGTCTGCAGATGCATCAGCTCAAGAGATACATCAGAAGACAAGGGTCAAGTATGGAGTTGAATTAAGGACAGAATTGTTTGGATTAG ACAGCGACGATGCGTTACGAAAACGCAATATAATTAAAGCTCCAAACTTTACAAGTAACAGTAGCAGTCAGGAGGATATCGACTCCCTCCTCAAATACCATCAGAACATGCAGGAGAAGGTGGCAGAGAACATGGTGATGCTCACCAAGAGTCTGAAGGAACAGTCGCAGATCGCCAGTACTATCATTAAAGGGGATACTGAG GCTTTGAAGAAATCATCGGACCTCACCGACCGTAACTTGTCTTCATTGAAAGTGGAGTCGGATCGCTTGCAGGAGCACAGTAAAAGTGCCTGGAAGTGCTGGCTGTGGATCATGCTCGCTATCGTCATGGTcatatttataa ATATGGTGCTCTTTATGAAAGTAATGAAGAAAAGAGTTGTAACCTAA
- the LOC113504514 gene encoding uncharacterized protein LOC113504514 isoform X2 has translation MDATVPRVLLSIALAALLPMASLHSQDGVAKENIPHSRQKRILWITNDGRLALPPGTTMTITPSLSMPFVRHPPKGFLSNMTVSFPFTIDFDKLGLTDNENPYGAFPPILARSMGRAAVSMMADYVGQYLDRRRGKRSTTETVAPEVEKAILDRMHGGERAILYGMAEDLFANFGLSGKECLLRAICEIQSHPLKNFGFLGEIMKLFFTPSKSPYASLLDEYVQAQKAGEAGGECWPYYRLCPKSIFQSSNKYSKEAEEIHRRQEHVNVEENKIEDVQAM, from the exons ATGGATGCAACAGTTCCCCGTGTATTACTAAGCATAGCATTAGCGGCTTTGCTGCCAATGGCTTCGCTGCACAGCCAGGATGGAGTGGCCAAGGAAAACATACCGCACTCGCGACAGAAGAGGATACTCTGGATCACGAATGACGGCCGTTTGGCACTTCCTCCTGGTACTACCATGACTATCACCCCATCACTATCGATGCCGTTTGTGAGACATCCTCCGAAAGGATTCTTGTCTAATATGACTGTCAGTTTCCCGTTTACAA TTGATTTTGACAAACTCGGTTTAACGGACAATGAAAATCCTTATGGAGCATTTCCTCCAATCCTGGCCCGATCGATGGGCAGAGCTGCAGTTTCCATGATGGCCGACTACGTTGGACAGTACCTAGACAGGAGACGAGGCAAAAGGTCGACCACTGAAACTGTAGCTCCAGAGGTAGAAAAGGCAATTCTGGATAGAATGCACGGTGGAGAGAG GGCAATATTGTATGGAATGGCAGAGGACTTGTTTGCTAACTTTGGGTTGTCAGGCAAAGAGTGCCTCTTGCGAGCTATTTGTGAAATACAATCGCATCCTCTTAAGAATTTTGGGTTTCTGGGCGAAATTATGAAACTATTCTTTAC TCCCAGTAAATCACCTTACGCGAGTTTGCTGGACGAATACGTTCAGGCTCAGAAGGCAGGAGAGGCCGGCGGCGAATGCTGGCCGTATTACCGGCTGTGTCCCAAGAGTATCTTCCAATCTTCAAACAAATATTC GAAAGAAGCAGAAGAAATCCATAGGCGGCAAGAACATGTGAACGTGgaagaaaacaaaatagaagACGTACAGGCGATGTAG
- the LOC113504470 gene encoding uncharacterized protein LOC113504470, with product MQSSNCTHIRIRDHNDYNLNVQRFLENLEKEFKIDFTTFPRWEEIVQRLHVASTDCRRKIQDSKLRKAMIIDKLLMQSTRPSPFELSAGLCRTRNKWQQIEAHLKKRKVSLDSAIIVTSLSQPEEEEEEFGEEEEEKSEHSAPPNLHPNTENLSNRSPELSYEPVPSVMRTKNSAEVQVDTQTESHLPAVIYTNAHKLLSPLESNFSGLSYKSPLNDTIEIDENEEKEQEDMYHLKITKSVVSTPSTIVIAKDSLKQQIIKFTVTNCSADYMHIRFIRVTDTTRFKRTKLLPVIPKRLFPGIPVTYKFVFNINTQKNFQSSLYFKVGRIVYNNEPAESFYIPIITAFTIKRSVSVTDTVEIPPVYAWHMKRDDNYSSGIIRIVVDDPFYYHLHIRKRVVDLAAEPDSGMSLEASGPKTESIAARTVDRQIGAKTIVSSANTEVTQSEFESMSYVDDIAIIASDIIQLALDTYMLDSTYLYLEPYSKVKIPVYFCKIERIGCHQYYYDFQFIDPETEKVIFTETCKIFAEILTHPIQIRPVILDMSTSPVSHGYCEDHFVVYNNHKLYPCYAKIKLTTKMKKMFYVEPMETLVPTLGSVQFSVKFCSRDFLSVKPSEDLVHFTFKIVVNGYKAVYEHIPRIFYEIIAPCAVEFKKVYNEKYFKDEE from the coding sequence ATGCAATCTTCAAATTGTACCCATATACGTATAAGAGATCACAATGACTATAACTTGAACGTGCAGCGATTTTTAGAAAACTTGGAAAAAGAATTCAAGATAGATTTTACAACATTTCCTAGATGGGAGGAAATAGTACAACGATTACACGTTGCTTCTACGGATTGCAGACGAAAAATACAAGATTCAAAGTTGCGAAAGGCTATGATAATAGATAAGTTATTAATGCAATCAACCAGGCCATCACCATTTGAACTATCTGCAGGATTATGTAGGACACGAAATAAATGGCAACAAATAGAAGCCCATTTAAAGAAACGCAAGGTTTCTTTAGATTCCGCCATAATTGTAACATCTTTGTCTCAAcctgaagaagaagaagaagaatttggagaagaagaagaagaaaaaagcGAACATTCAGCACCGCCAAATCTCCATCCAAATACAGAAAACTTGTCGAATAGGTCTCCTGAACTCAGTTATGAACCTGTACCCTCAGTTATGCGAACTAAAAACAGTGCTGAGGTACAAGTAGACACACAGACGGAATCTCATTTGCCTGCTGTCATATATACAAACGCTCATAAGTTACTTTCGCCTCTTGAATCAAACTTCAGCGGTCTAAGCTATAAATCCCCTCTTAATGATACTATTGAAATTGATGAAAACGAAGAAAAAGAACAGGAAGATATGTATCATTTGAAGATAACCAAATCAGTCGTTTCGACTCCTAGTACAATAGTCATTGCCAAAGATTctctaaaacaacaaataataaaattcacagTGACAAATTGCTCAGCGGATTATATGCATATACGATTCATACGTGTTACAGATACTACTCGTTTCAAAAGAACAAAACTTCTACCAGTTATTCCAAAGCGACTTTTTCCTGGAATACCCGTCACATATAAATTCGTATTCAATATTAACACCCAGAAAAACTTCCAATCGAGCTTATATTTCAAAGTTGGTCgcattgtttataataatgaaccTGCGGAAAGTTTTTACATTCCGATAATTACTgcttttacaattaaaagaTCAGTGTCCGTTACTGATACTGTAGAAATACCACCGGTCTACGCATGGCATATGAAACGAGACGACAATTATTCATCGGGCATCATAAGAATAGTCGTCGACGATCCCTTCTATTACCACCTACACATAAGGAAAAGAGTAGTTGACTTAGCAGCTGAACCTGATAGTGGAATGTCGTTAGAAGCATCTGGGCCAAAGACGGAGAGTATAGCAGCAAGAACAGTGGACCGGCAAATAGGTGCCAAAACAATAGTATCTTCCGCTAACACCGAAGTAACGCAATCTGAGTTTGAATCAATGAGTTATGTGGATGACATTGCCATAATCGCCAGTGACATAATACAGCTTGCTTTAGACACATACATGTTAGACTCGACGTATTTATACTTAGAGCCATATTCAAAAGTGAAAATTCCTGTATATTTCTGTAAAATAGAACGTATCGGCTGTCATCAGTATTACTATGATTTCCAATTTATTGATCCGGAAAcagaaaaagttatttttacagaaaCTTGTAAAATTTTCGCCGAAATTTTGACCCATCCGATACAAATACGTCCTGTTATTCTGGACATGTCTACATCGCCAGTATCACACGGTTACTGCGAAGATCATTTTGTTGTTTACAATAACCACAAACTGTACCCATGCTATGCTAAAATTAAACTGACGACGAAgatgaaaaaaatgttctatgTGGAGCCAATGGAAACCTTAGTACCTACACTAGGAAGTGTTCAATTCTCGGTGAAATTTTGTTCAAGAGATTTTTTATCAGTAAAACCATCTGAAGATCTTgtccattttacttttaaaatagttgtcAATGGTTATAAGGCTGTTTACGAACATATACCACGTATCTTTTACGAAATCATAGCGCCGTGTGCAGTcgaatttaaaaaggtttacaaTGAGAAATACTTTAAAGACGAAGAATAG